A segment of the Oceanispirochaeta sp. genome:
ATACTTTTCCCCAAATTCCCCAATACACTTCTGCCTCCCGATGGGGATATTGAGCTGCCCCTGATTATCGGGGACTATGATTTTGAAGCCCGGACAGATTATGAGGGGGAGCTGGCTATAATCATCGGCAAAGACTGCAAACATGTGGCCGAAGAGGAGGCCTATTCTGTGATTTACGGCTTTACCTGTCTATTGGATATCAGTCAGAGGAATATTCAGAACGGAGACCGCTCGGGCTGGTTTCGGGGCAAGTCTTTTGATACCTTTGCCCCCCTGGGGCCTGTTGTTGTTCCGATAGATCAGATGGAAGATCCCCAGTCTCTGAGTCTTGAAACAAGACTGAACGGCCGGGTTGTCCAGCAGGGGAATACGGAGCAGATGATTTTTCCTCTTAAAACTCTGATTGCCTATATTTCCAGAAACTTCAGCCTCAAGACGGGGGATATTATTGCCACAGGGACTCCCAGTGGTGTGGGGCCCCTTAAAGAGGGTGACACCATTGAGGTGGAGATTGAGAAGATCGGGTGTTTGAAGAATCAGGTGGTACAGGAGAGTCTGTAGAGGCTACAGCTTCAGGCAGTCCAGGTCTCAACGGTGGATCATGGGCCACTCGGATTCAGGCAGAGCATCCTGAATAATGTATATTATTACCCCCTCAGTTTTAAAAAATAATATAGAATATCCTTATGAAAACATTAGATATTGATACAGAAAGTTGTACACAATGTACCCTCTGCATAAAAGAGTGCCCCTCTCGGGCACTCAAACAAAATTCTGAAGGATTTCCTGAGTTTATAAAGGAGAGCTGCCTGAAATGTCAGCACTGCCTGGCCATCTGCCCTGAAGGATCCCTTTCCATCTATGGATATAAACCGGAAGATAGTCAGGTACTATCTAAAGAGTCATTACCAGATCTTAATCAGATAGAATTATTGATGAAAGGGCGACGGTCCACCCGCTTTTATAAGGACGCTGAGATTCCCCGTGATGAGATCGCAAGGTTGCTGGACATAGCCTACCATGCCCCTACGGGTAAAAATAACCAAACTATCAGCTTCCGTGTTGTATATACCCGCCGACAAATGACTGTTTTCAGGGAGTCCTTTTACAATATTCTTGAACAGGCCATTGAAAAAGGGATGATGAGCGAGGAGAGCCGTTTTTTAACTGCTCTAGTGAAGGCTTACCGGGAGAAAAACAATGATGTCTTCTTCCGAAATGCACCCCATTTATTAGTGGCTGTCGGCAGTGAAGAGGCAGCCATTGTCCATACGGATGCCATAATTGCATCTTCCTATTTTGAACTGGCAACGGCAGCTGCCGGGTATGGTGCCTTGTGGAATGGATATATCAGTCATGCCATCAATACTGTCCCGGCACTAAAAGAACTCCTGAAGCTCAAAAAGCATGAAGTATTCTCTTATGCCCTCTGTTTTGGTATACCCGATGTGTCTTTTAAACGTACCGTGCAGCGGGGAACCGTGGTAGTGGAGGTCTTGTAAGGGCAGCGGCAGCCCAGTTCATTAGATGTTCCCCATCAGTTCAGATTCAAAGAATCCTTAATTTCCAGCAACTTTTTGTATGTATCGGCTTCTACTTCTTCGAAAACTTCTATTCCCGAGCTTTCAAGGGCCGATCTTCCTTCAATGCTTTTGTTGAGCGACAAAAGTGTTTCTTTCAATGTCTCTATTACAGAAGGCTCAAGGTTTTTATTGGCGATAAAAGGACCAAGAGGAAAAGGTTCTGAAGTCTTAAAAACAGTAAGCGCGGATTTAACGGCTTCCGGTTGATCATTGAATATGAATGATGCGGAAACCCCTGCGTCGGCGGTCCGATTCAAAACGGAGAGTATGAGTGAATCCTGTTTTGAAATGATAATGGTTTTTTCGAAATCAGAATCGGAATATATTCCCTGTTTTTTAAAAATGTAATGGGGAATGAGATAGGAGCTTGTTGAGTAAGGATCACCCAGAGCAATGACTTTCCCTTTAAGACCCTCTATGTTATTTATACCGCTGTCTTTCCTGGCAAAAAAATAGGTTCTGTATTCACGTGAATTTTCAATCCTTCTTGCGGCAATGAGAATAACAGAATCATAAGGCAGTATCCTCAGATAGGAATACGCGTTAATGATACCAAAATCGATTTCCTGATTGATATAAGCCTTCTGC
Coding sequences within it:
- a CDS encoding fumarylacetoacetate hydrolase family protein, producing the protein MFTLPIKGSDAVYTVNPSKIICVGRNYLEHVKEGALIHGVGEVIEVPSEPILFPKFPNTLLPPDGDIELPLIIGDYDFEARTDYEGELAIIIGKDCKHVAEEEAYSVIYGFTCLLDISQRNIQNGDRSGWFRGKSFDTFAPLGPVVVPIDQMEDPQSLSLETRLNGRVVQQGNTEQMIFPLKTLIAYISRNFSLKTGDIIATGTPSGVGPLKEGDTIEVEIEKIGCLKNQVVQESL
- a CDS encoding nitroreductase family protein, translating into MKTLDIDTESCTQCTLCIKECPSRALKQNSEGFPEFIKESCLKCQHCLAICPEGSLSIYGYKPEDSQVLSKESLPDLNQIELLMKGRRSTRFYKDAEIPRDEIARLLDIAYHAPTGKNNQTISFRVVYTRRQMTVFRESFYNILEQAIEKGMMSEESRFLTALVKAYREKNNDVFFRNAPHLLVAVGSEEAAIVHTDAIIASSYFELATAAAGYGALWNGYISHAINTVPALKELLKLKKHEVFSYALCFGIPDVSFKRTVQRGTVVVEVL
- a CDS encoding phosphate/phosphite/phosphonate ABC transporter substrate-binding protein encodes the protein MKKLNRGLLRFITTFILLILLSQPVVSETRPTYRLGYSSSQNPELLIGRMKPIMNIISEALNADIEFVSKKTFSEMQKAYINQEIDFGIINAYSYLRILPYDSVILIAARRIENSREYRTYFFARKDSGINNIEGLKGKVIALGDPYSTSSYLIPHYIFKKQGIYSDSDFEKTIIISKQDSLILSVLNRTADAGVSASFIFNDQPEAVKSALTVFKTSEPFPLGPFIANKNLEPSVIETLKETLLSLNKSIEGRSALESSGIEVFEEVEADTYKKLLEIKDSLNLN